In Topomyia yanbarensis strain Yona2022 chromosome 2, ASM3024719v1, whole genome shotgun sequence, one DNA window encodes the following:
- the LOC131681602 gene encoding putative uncharacterized protein DDB_G0291608 has product MKTILWLISLVALVLDLTYAEPEPVVPEARKTRHPSSSPTVYNSISGPDSETLSKLQNQVAPSGQIPLKQIGQPLRTSEASPAYVGTLNQPLSSHVPTSTHQNIAGQYYMAMTPHGTGNQLLAPATTPLIMQYINPQGQPTGGLQYIQLLRPILYPYNTQYAQPSYVQQQQQPAAINQHQHQHLHHPHTLSHYSAHPSPTSPPNSQPTTQSSFVPFQPSSLAQYAAATTASHHLQSPLAYNQPVGQYSSPMISYYPPRISLINPPGDMNLNTNEYMPPPGDHVFIKGVKSIRA; this is encoded by the exons atgaaaacaattTTGTGGTTAATTAGTTTGGTGGCGTTGGTTCTTGACCTTACGTATGCGGAACCCGAACCGGTTGTGCCGGAAGCGCGGAAAACGCGACATCCGTCCAGTTCTCCAACCGTCTATAATTCAATATCAGGACCTGACAGTGAAACCTTGAGTAAACTTCAGAATCAAGTGGCACCGTCAGGGCAGATTCCACTGAAACAGATTGGACAACCTCTTAGAACATCGGAAGCATCACCTGCCTACGTTGGAACTTTAAACCAGCCCCTGAGCAGTCATGTGCCGACTTCTACCCATCAGAACATTGCTGGTCAGTATTACATGGCAATGACACCGCACGGTACGGGCAATCAATTGCTGGCTCCAG CGACCACTCCACTGATCATGCAATACATCAACCCACAGGGACAGCCCACTGGAGGACTTCAGTACATTCAACTGCTACGACCAATTCTCTACCCATACAACACCCAATACGCCCAACCATCCTACgttcaacagcagcagcaaccggCCGCTATCAATcagcaccagcaccagcaccTGCACCACCCGCATACCCTGTCCCATTACTCCGCGCATCCATCGCCAACTTCGCCGCCCAATTCGCAACCCACCACTCAATCCAGCTTCGTTCCCTTCCAGCCCTCTTCACTGGCACAGTACGCAGCAGCAACAACCGCTAGTCATCATCTGCAATCACCACTAGCCTACAATCAACCCGTCGGTCAGTATTCCAGCCCTATGATCTCCTACTACCCACCGAGAATCTCGCTTATCAACCCACCGGGAGATATGAATCTCAACACCAACGAGTATATGCCTCCACCGGGGGATCATGTCTTCATCAAAGGTGTCAAGTCGATTAGAGCCTAG